GAGGAGACCTCATTATTTTGGGGGTGAACTAAATGACCTctgagggtcccttccaacccaaactattctagAATTTTCTCAACCTGGGTTTCTAGCAGCACTGACATGATGGATGGGGAAAATATGTCTACCAACTAGAGTACACCAATCACTGCTTCTGCTGGGCTTATTCCATGAAAATGGTCCAGCACTCTGGAAGGTGTCAGGAGATAAGAGGAGCACCTCCACAGCTCTCATGATGAGCTTCTACATCCTCATCTCCTAAGCTCCCTGATCCATGGATAAGTGTTCAGTCCTCAGACATGGGTGATGCACAAAAGGAACAGTGTCTCCAACTCAACCAACCCTCCAAGGAGGCAAAGAAATGCTCCTTACGTTTTTTGCCATTGATGTGATCCAAGAAGTTGATGGAATCTTTCACCACACAGTCACATACGTTACAGTAATACCTGTcaggagagacagaaaaaatgaaCCCCAAAGCATGACACAAAGCTCAACCCACAAAAGAGCTATTTGAGACAATCTGCATGTCACCGGGGATGCAGGACACTTCTCTAAGACAAGAGGGCCCCCAGTGAAGAGCAAGAGCACACCCAATGGACAGGGCTGCCATGGAGGTACTGACCCTCATACCAATATCCCTCTGACATGATAGAAACCAAATTCTCAGCTGCCCTGCAAGACACCAGCCACAGCATCTTCCCCTTCCAGCCACACCCTACTGGGTGGGATGGACTTTGTGGCACAGCCTGCCCTCCCCCAAGGCAGGGCTGGCCAGCAGGCCAGGTTTCCATTCCACAGCCTCTCACCTGGCTGCAAGGTAAGTGCTACCATCCCTATCACTCACAGTGCAACTCCCTGAtgagcacagctgtgccttCTGCCCATGTTAAGAGCTGCTGCAAAACTCCAGCCAGGGGCTGAACTGCCATCCCTGGGTGCTGGTCAGGGCTGCACATCTCCCTGGCACTAGTGCCCAGGGAGACACTAACAGGTTCACTCCTGAGGTGACACAAACTCACCACATTCTTTTCATGCTTTTGATGGTTTGGGTGAGCTCAGAATGCTTTCAGACTTGGGTGGAACACGATGCACACAAACAATGGCCAAACACCATTCCTAAGAACAGCTATCTGGATGTTTCTCCCATTTCCAGTGCACAGATACCCAAATCAGCAGCAGTCCTGGTCTCAGTGCAAGAAGGCCTGGTTAAAGACacccaggcaggcagcagagatctGCCTCTGTTGGTCCTACAGGTGGGCAACACTGATACCAAGGAATAATGTCcaaaggggctcagcctgctGGGTCTGTTCCATATGTTACCCCAGGAGACACAGTTTAGGTGTAGAAAAATGCAGCCTCACTATCCCAGGCTCCAAACACAGaaggacagcagctcctggtgcccTGTGAGGGGTCCCTGCTGTGTTACAACTTCCCAGTCTAACCAACATGACTCTGAGACCTCAATAAGGCCACAACCTACCCTCCCATCTCTGACTGAGGGGTAGTTTTGGTGATGACAATGGTTTTCCCAAGCTTGGATTCCAGGTCCACTTTGTAGTCTCGGTGCCGCAGAAGCTCCCTTTTGACAGGCTGAGCTGGTTTGCCTAAAACATAAACCAAAGGTCAGGCTTGACATGCTGGATTTCATGGTCCCCTTGGTGCAGAGGGGGCTGCTAGGTATCTGGGACTGCCTGATCCATGCAGAAAATACACCAttgtttttaaatcagtaaAAGATATAATTTCCTCCTCACTGTTTCCTGGTTCCTATTAGAACCAGGTACATCTCTGAGATATCTCCAGCTCTGACTTGAGTCATATTCTGATCTCTTGTTTCCAGCAACtgttcccctccttccccaaaGAAGAGTCAGCCCCTGGAAAGGTTCTCATTACTTTCTTTTGTCATAAAAACGTACCCAGTGCCaaacaaaggagaaagggaaggagcaAGCCAGCTCTTTCCCTTTGGGATTCAACTTCTCACTGCTCTctccctcccaaatcccaagGGTTTGGGAGCCTGACTGCCAATCCAGCACAGCTTGCCTGGAGCCAGCACACCGCTCaccatctttcttttctctctcctccgTGAGCCGCTTCTCTGCGAGTTTCTCATACTCATCCTTGTCCCACTTCCTGCGGAAGTCCAGGTTCTTGGTCTGGGAGGGAAATAAAGTTCATTAACATTTATTACACAGTCTGATCATCTCTGAGGGGGTAAAGAGGGAGAATCACTTGGCCTGTGAGGCCAGTGCAGTAAATTAGGAGAATTATATTATATCCCCCTGTCCTCTGTTTTCCATCCAGGAATTATGGATGTGGTTTAAGATAATCACTCTCAGCATGCCTCTAGCTACTACTAGAATAATTTCAGAGTactaaaagaagaaatgagTTGATCTTAACAGCTCCTGAGATGATCATCCAGGCTTTTGCCTTGAAAATCAGACTCAAATGGGATTGAAACTGATGGATCTCAGACCTGGGAAGTGGCCCCtgacaaacacagcagcagattACACCTCATTCTTCCAGAAGTCAAAAGAATCCAAGCTGCAATGTCAGACAAGGAAGCTGCAAAACACAGCCCGAGCTACAGAGAGTTTGATTacactgcaggagcagggaaggctgtgCCTGTCTGCTCTCAGCAGTGTCTACGTGTTACAGGCATTAAAGTGCCGAGCTTGCCATGAAATCACAGGCACCGGTGTGGGATTTCCAAGTGAGCACATGTACAGGCAAACCAGAACAAGCTCTGAAACCCTGTCTGTCAAGGCAGGGCTTGGAGGTACCAGGGAAGCACCTGTACAAAATCCACGTTttgctgtcctgctcctgcagcttcacATAGGAAAGGGCAGAAACACCTCCAAGGCATGCTGGCCGTTTGGGAGCTCCACAGAACTATCTGGCAGTGACAGGATACTTTAATGGAATCCTGgtatggtttgggttgaagggaccctaaaaatcatcttgttccacaTCCCCTGCCACCTTCCAGTAGCCCAGGttgccccaagccctgtccaacctggccttgaaccccttcagggatggggcagtcacagcttctctgggcaacctgtgccagggcctcaccacccactgagggaagaatttcttcccactaTTAAATCTAACCCTGTTTTCtagcagtgggaagccattcccccttatcCTGTCACTCCATGACATTGTtcaaagtccttctccagctctcttggagcccctttaggcactggaatgTGCTCCAAGGTCTCCCTGGACAGAGATTGGTGTTCAGTCTtcccaggctgaacacccccagctctctgtctccagagcagaggggcagcagcccTTGGAGCTTATCCAcggcctcctctgggctcactccaacagctccatgcctttcctctgctggggcactggagctggacacagcaTGGGCATGAAGATGAATCCAGGTGAGGCTGAATTCAGGTGAAGCTGGcattgaagaaaacaaagactacttttttgggtggatttcaCTCAGTCCCCAATGCTGAGGGCAGAAGTGATCGGACAAGAATTCCTATTCCACTCACATCCACTCTGACCAACCCAGCTCAAGTTCTTCCCAGCATTTGCCCCATCTGCAGCTCAGGCCCCTACACCTGGGATCAGTCATGGTTTCACTCAGCCATTTCCTGAATTTCCTGAGCAAAAAACCTCCCTTTGGAAAGagctgcatttccctcagcaTGGCAGGGAGAGCCTCTCAGTTTCACATTAAAGAAAGGACAAGATGCATTTAAAAACACCTCCGGGGGAGAAggacccccctcaccccacACCCCACCGCCTTCTCCGTTCAGCCAAATCAAGAATCCAATCACAATCCAAAGGACACAAATCCCATTTGGagctacagcagcagcacagccatttAAAGTTCTCTCCTCTGGCAATCCTTCAAATGGAACGAACAACTACTGATAGGGATGAAAATGCCTTGGGGAGGCGTAgaaaaattctcatttattcCCAGAGCTTCTTAAGCACTTTAAGGATGTCGTAACAGGTTTTATTAACCACCctgagcaaaagaaaagaaaatatcactgaGTGTAAATTAACGTTTGGGGGTATTTTCCAGACTCTCCTGCATGCCAGGCATTATCACAAATCGTAGCTGGTGGGAGCCTGCAGAGGGGGAGGTTTATTAGCTGCTTCTCTCTCCTGTtgcaataaaaggaaaatagtcTTCTGCAGCTCCTTACCAATCTGCCTCATCCAGGCGTGAGGAAAGGAATTAAACTAAACTGCGTGACAAGATCTTGCTTGGACAATATTTGAAGGGATGTTTCTGAATTGCTCTGGTGGAGGCAAGGGAGCTGCAGGCCCCCAAAATCTTAATCTCAGAGCTGTTTTAAATGACAGAGAATACTTCCcaaattaataataatgattAATAACCAGAAGTGCCCCACAGCCTCCTGGTCCCTCTGGAGATGGACACCAATGATGTGCCCAGTATCAGCACCAAAGCCTGTTAAACAACACAGGAGTCCCAAGCCAGGCTCAATCCAACAGGAATTCTCAGCTGGCAATAAGGCACAGACCCCACCTCCCTCACAGGCAGACATCCTGCTCCCCTCACCTCCCCCACTTCATGGAATTAATCCTGGAATGGAAGGAACCCTGAAGACCAGCCAGTCCCATCCCCCTGCCAAGGGTAGGGACACtctccactatcccaggctgctccaagctccattcaacttggccttgaacatttccagggatggggcaggcacagcttctctgggcagtgccagtgcctcacTTCTCAGTAAGCAGCTTCAAGGAAGGAAAGATGGGCCAAAAGCCCTCAAAACCACAactcctgtgctgctgacagcttTGGGATGTCACTGGAGGTGTTCCAACACCCTGGCTCTCCACTCAGGCTACACCTGCAGCATCTACCTTACCCATCCCATTTTAAcactcacagaatcatttaggttgaaGAAACCTCCAAAATCATCAAATCCAAGCTGTGATagatccccaccttgtcacccacTCCAGAGCACTGAGTGACACATCCAGTCAgtccttgaacacctccaggaatggtgactccaccacctccctgaacagccccttccaatgctgGACAGCCCTTTCTGGGGAAAAACTCCTCCtaatttccaacctaaacctcccctgctgcaacttttgaggctgtttcctcttatCCTGTGTTTGGCtgtctgggagcagagcccaacccaCACCTGGGTGCACTCTCCTGTCAGGGAATTGCAGAGATGTTTCTCCACGAGGACACGGAAAAGGCCACCCTttccctggggaggggagggaaaggaaggagtcACCTGCGTGAGCCATCGCCCAGCCCgtggagaggggagaggggtgGGGGTCCCTGCCAGGGGGCTGCACGTGGGTGGGGGTCCCTGCCAGGGGGCTGCACGTGGGTGGGGGTCCCTGCCAGGGGGCTGCACGTGGGTGGGGGTCCCTGCCAGGGGGCTGCACGTGGGTGGGCACCTCCACCCCGGAGGCTGAGGCAGCTCCATCTCCTCGTGCTCCCCGGCTGGGACGGGCGGAGGTCCGGCCCTAGGAAGGGAGGATCACGGAACCACTGCGATTGGCAAAGTCCTCTGagatcaccgagtccaaccTGCGACCCAAGACCACCACGTGAACTGGACCAGGGCACCGAGTGCCGCCTTCTGCCGCgtcttaaacacctccagggacggcGACTCCACGGCTTCGCTGTGGGCGGGATGGCGGTGGGGCCaccccactcccagccctgAAGGTATCAGGAGAACCCTAAGCTCCCAGCGCCCACACAGAGAGCTGTAAAGAGCAGAGAtgagccccctcccagcccgcATACACCCGCCCACCGCGgcacccccggccccgccacATCCTCATCCCGCGGCCTGGCAGCGGCCCCGAGCGCAGCGCGGCGGGGCcctgcccccggccccgccaAGCCCGGTAGGAGCAGCGGGGGCGGCCGAGCGGCCGGCAGCCCACACTCCGAGGGCAGCCCCGGCGGCAGCACCTACCCCGCTGCCCGACGCCATGGCGAGCTGAGGGCACAGCACCGGGAACTGTCGCGCGGCGCCGTAAAGCGCGGCCGCCCGCGCAGTCACGTGCCCCGCCGCGGTCACGTGCCGGCgctcccggtgtcccggtgccGGCCATGCTGCGCCTCGGGCCcttcgccgccgccgccgcccgatGCCTACCGGCGGGGCCCCGCCTCGGGCCGCTGTGCCTCGCTGGGAGCCGAGGCAGCTTCGCCCGGTCCTGGCCGCCGGCCGGTGACCGCGGCCCCCTGTCCCGGCAggtgcgggcggcggcgggcggcgagCGGCTGCCGGTGCTGAAGACACCCAAGGTAAAGGCGGGGAGCGGGGGTGGCGCCGGCGGGTAGCGGGTGTTCCCCCGCGCCCTTGCCGCTGACGGCCGCTCTCTATCCCGGGCAGGGCACCCGCGACCACCCACCGGCGCAGGCGGCGCTCCGTGACCGGCTCCTGAGCGCCGTGGTGTCCTGCTTCAAGCGGCACGGGGCGGCCGCCATCGACACCCCCGTGCTGGAGCTGCGGGTGAGGCGCGGCGGGAGCTCTCTTCGCCCTCGGTGTGGGGAGCGGACCCGCCCCGGGGGCTGTGGgccccctctgctccctccgGTGGGACTGGGGAGCGCCCCTGTCCCCGGGGGCTTCGGGCAGCTTCGGGAGCTCCCTCCGTGGGGCATGGCCGGGTGGGGAGGGCAGCTGGACATTCACTCTTGGTTCTCTTTttggggggacagggaggtggaCTCAGGTCCGAGGGGGATGGAGGGGGGATGTGTGTACTGCCCGGTTCGTGGGGATCGAGCTCTGTGCCCCAGCTCGGGGGACCCTTCACCCCGGAGCCACCCCGGTCACCGGCCCCTTTGCCCCTCCCAGGAGACGCTGGTGGGGAAGTACGGGGAGGAAGCGAAGCTCATCTACGAGCTGCAGGACCAGGgaggggagctgctggccctgcgCTACGACCTCACCGTATCCTGTGCTCCCAAGGGCGTGGTGGCACCCTGAGGGCGTGGTGGCGGACCAAGGTAGCGGCCACCTCTGCCTTGAGGGACCTCTCTTACCCTGGTCTGCCTGCAGGTCCCACTGGGGTGATGGCAGCCCCCTTGGCCATCCCAGCTTGTCTGGCTGTTGTTGTCATGACTCCACACCATCTCACAGCCCGGCCAGGAGGGTCCCTTCCTGCTGTGGGCATGCACCAGTATGCTCCACTGTACTGGTTTTATCTCCTCACACTTAAAGTCCCCAACTCTGCTGTGCCCATCCCACCTTGCTAGTTCCACCTGGAAAGGTGTTTGCTGAAGGTGTACATCCCAGGCCTTCTCAACCTCCCCATCTCAACAAAATCTCTTTCCTTCAATGTCCATATAGCAGTGCCATGCATCGAGTTCCCACTGATCCCACTGTGAGAGGGTGGAATGATGAGAGAGGGTCCTTGTGTATGTGATGTTGTCACACTGTGGGCCTGGAGGAGGAAATGGAGCTGTCCCAGCATTGAGGGAGCTCAGGTGGTTCATTGTACTCATCCTCAGATCTCTCCAGAGGTCATAGAGTTATAGAATATCACAAGTTGAAAGGGATCCCCAAGAATTGTTGAAGTCCAGCTCAcgaccctgcacaggacaccccaagaatctCACCATGATTGTGAAAAAGTTGGGAAGCGGCTGGCAAAGGGAAGGGGCGATGGGAGGCTTTGAGGTTCAGCTTCTACAGCTCTGGGGATGTCCATGTTCCCATCCTTAACTCCTCGGGCCCAGGTGCCCTTTGCTCGCTACCTGGCCATGAACAAGATCACCAAGATGAAGCGCTACCACGTCGCCAAGGTGTACAGGAGGGACAACCCAGCCACCACCCGGGGCCGCTACCGCGAGTTCTACCAGTGCGTGAGTGTTGTGCTGGCCAGTGCTGCCACCAAGGCCACAAGGCCAGCAGGGTTTTCccactccagctgctgcagagcagcagggtgtGCCTGGCTAAGGccccctggctctgccaggagcTCCCATCACTTCTTCTGCCCCCAGGACTTTGACATCGCCGGGCAGTTTGACCCGATGATTCCCGATGCCGAGTGCCTGAAGATCGTGCACGAGATCCTGAGTGACCTGCAGCTTGGGGACTTTGTCATCAAGGTGAGATTGGGCAGGttctctgtgcctctgtgcaGTGGTCATTGTTCTGTGGTTTTACACAGTAGCACCTGCTCCCACTCTAAGGCCTGGCCCAGGGTTTGtccctcctctctgcctccTCATGGTGTATATGCAAAGGCTGGATCTCAGCTTGGACATGCCTTAAGCTGGGAATACCAGGAGTTCTCCTGAGGCTGCAGTCAGCAGAGTTCTCTCCAGGACTAACCACAGTCTTCTGCAGAATTCCAGCAGCTGACTAGATCCATAGAGTGACAGGGTGGTTTTCATACCTCTACATCTTCTCTTCCCGTGGAATTTGGGTGCTGGGGGAAAGGGATGAGGAAATGCCAATAGCTGCAGCTTCCCAcacactaggaaaaaaagaattacatCAGAGGGTGCCCCCAAGGTAAATGtgcctctccctcccccagGTCAATGACCGTCGGATTCTGAATGGTGTGTTTGCTGTCTGTGGTGTTCCAGAGAGCAAGTTCATACCTGCCTGCACCACCGTGGACAAGCTGGACAAGGTGAGCTTTGGGCTCATGGGGAGACACTTCTGGTCTTGGGATGGATGACTTAGGCTAGGCAGTGTTGTGGCTGTTCTTGTTGAGAAGGGTTTCACAGCAGATGAGATGGGGTCTCTAAAGGATTTGAGGAGTTCTTGGGCCTGGTTAAGAATAAAGCCTGGTGATTTGTTAAAAAATCCTGTGAGAGCGAGAGAGAGGCACGGTTAATGAGATTGCTGAGTGTTGTTCCACACAAGTTGTGCACATGTGGGCTGATGGAGGCAGTGGGTGAGGAGAACGTCCTGCAGCAACTGATGCCATTCTCTGCTCTACAGCTGCCATGGGAAGAAGTGAGGAGTGAGATGGTGGGAGAGAAGGGGCTCTCTCCCGAGGCTGCGGATCACATCGGGGAGTATGTGCAGCTCCACGGTGAGCACCAGGGGGTCGTGCCCTTGGCCTTGTTGTGGGCTGGGGATGGAAGGTGCAGGGCACACACCCGGCTGGCTGGGGCCACCGTGCcgggtgctgctgccctggcacaccTGAGGCATGGCTGGTCCCCGCAGGTGGGCTGGACCTGATcgagcagcttctccaggacCCAAAGCTATCCCAGAACAAGGTGgccaaggaagggctgggggacatGAAGCTGCTGTTTGAGTACCTGACCCTGTTTGGCATCACAGGGAAGGTGAGGAGGtgtgggggcaggagggggtgCTGCCCTGGTGGGCCCCGAGCAGGCGGTGACGGGGCCGCCCTTGTGCCCTGCAGATCTCCTTCGACCTGAGCCTGGCGCGGGGCCTGGACTATTACACGGGGGTGATCTttgaggctgtgctgctgcagcaggagaacGAGCACGGGGAGGAGCCGGTCAGCGTCGGGAGCGTGGCTGGAGGCGGCCGCTATGACGGGCTGGTGGGGATGTTTGATCCCAAGGGCCGGAAGGTGCCCTGTGTGGGGGTCAGCATTGGCATCGAGCGCATCTTCTCCATCCTGGAACAGAGACTGGAGGTAGGTGATGCAGGCAGTGCATTGGGGAAGGCCCTAGGAAGCAAAATATTGTTTATTAGAGGTCTCCAGCTCCACAGTGCTCAAGGGAAAATAATTCTGGGGGAGAGGGTGGCTCTTCCCTTGCCTAAATATTGATGCACAGAAGACAGAGTCTTTTTATGCAGCCTGCTAGGATGCAGGTGTGggcagctgaaggcagcattCCCTAGGAGATGTCAAGGAAATGTTAGAAACAGCCTTGAGCTCTGAGCCTGGCTTTGAGCTTTGTGCCCCTGTCACTATATTCTTGTGTCTTTCCTCTGATGTTTTCTGTCCTGGGGATTCTGAAGCAATGAACTGGGTAACAGCTCTGAACTCACTCTAATAAACACCAGGAAAGCCTCTGTGGAGATTAATCATTCTATGTTTGGTTCCAAGCCTGTGATTCTTTGCAAGTGAAGCTGAGGCAATGTGTTTGTACCTGAAGAATCAAAGGAGACATTGGAAAGCTGTCCAGGAAGTCCCTGAGGAACAGCAGCACACAATTAAGTAGTGTAACACAATTCAGACTCTCTGTGGGGCTCATTAAAGGTGCCCAGGTTGTCACTGACTGAGTTAAGGTCTGGAGATAGATGAGGTGAGCTGTTGTGAGCTGCAGATTCCCACGGAGTCGCTCCCACGAATGTCCCATTGTGTCCCTTCAGGCATCTGGGGAGAAACTTCGAACAACTGAGACCCAGGTGCTGGT
This is a stretch of genomic DNA from Vidua chalybeata isolate OUT-0048 chromosome 15, bVidCha1 merged haplotype, whole genome shotgun sequence. It encodes these proteins:
- the ZMAT2 gene encoding zinc finger matrin-type protein 2; protein product: MASGSGTKNLDFRRKWDKDEYEKLAEKRLTEEREKKDGKPAQPVKRELLRHRDYKVDLESKLGKTIVITKTTPQSEMGGYYCNVCDCVVKDSINFLDHINGKKHQRNLGMSMRVERSTLDQVKKRFEVNKKKMEEKQKDYDFEERMKELREEEEKAKAYKKEKQREKKRRAEEDLTFEEDDEMAAVMGFSGFGSTKKNH
- the LOC128795924 gene encoding histidine--tRNA ligase, cytoplasmic-like — encoded protein: MLRLGPFAAAAARCLPAGPRLGPLCLAGSRGSFARSWPPAGDRGPLSRQVRAAAGGERLPVLKTPKGTRDHPPAQAALRDRLLSAVVSCFKRHGAAAIDTPVLELRETLVGKYGEEAKLIYELQDQGGELLALRYDLTVPFARYLAMNKITKMKRYHVAKVYRRDNPATTRGRYREFYQCDFDIAGQFDPMIPDAECLKIVHEILSDLQLGDFVIKVNDRRILNGVFAVCGVPESKFIPACTTVDKLDKLPWEEVRSEMVGEKGLSPEAADHIGEYVQLHGGLDLIEQLLQDPKLSQNKVAKEGLGDMKLLFEYLTLFGITGKISFDLSLARGLDYYTGVIFEAVLLQQENEHGEEPVSVGSVAGGGRYDGLVGMFDPKGRKVPCVGVSIGIERIFSILEQRLEASGEKLRTTETQVLVATPQKHLLAARMKLISELWDAGIKAEMLYKKDPKLLKQLQYCEDTGIPLAAIVGEQELADGVVKLRDVATRKEVDIPREKLIDEIRRRLEP